A stretch of the Archangium violaceum genome encodes the following:
- a CDS encoding Imm49 family immunity protein: protein MDLETIQDNAWFALGNALKTISEKTDAERTGKAHGVVTYMYHRLALCELLAEARTDRFQVLLCKSALARAFMLRLATSRRFEPILICGSRNFSFVDAVTAGQLDLAAELARLSPDRHEPRCEYEDDFLLHRFMQKRLLHLHAAEDHDFQAMLERWAQIVEGEHAPYLDVCRALVLRDTEAFHTTLLEAGEERARLFRKKDAYPEDARRTDGAVFMNGFALLRLAELSGMPTQREYPNIPHLARLPVGTLPLPPDTWMRPDEGLPT from the coding sequence ATGGACCTGGAAACGATTCAGGACAACGCCTGGTTCGCCTTGGGCAACGCCCTGAAGACCATCTCGGAGAAGACCGACGCCGAGCGCACCGGCAAGGCCCATGGCGTCGTCACCTACATGTACCACCGGCTGGCGCTGTGCGAGCTGCTCGCCGAGGCCCGCACGGACCGCTTCCAGGTGCTGCTCTGCAAGTCCGCGCTCGCGCGAGCCTTCATGCTGCGCCTGGCCACGAGCAGGCGCTTCGAGCCCATCCTCATCTGCGGGAGCAGGAACTTCTCCTTCGTGGACGCAGTCACCGCCGGGCAGCTCGATCTGGCGGCGGAGCTGGCGCGGCTGTCGCCGGACCGCCACGAGCCCCGCTGCGAGTACGAGGACGACTTCCTCCTGCACCGCTTCATGCAGAAGCGTCTGCTGCACCTGCACGCGGCGGAGGACCACGACTTCCAGGCGATGCTGGAGCGCTGGGCCCAGATAGTGGAGGGCGAGCACGCCCCCTACCTCGACGTGTGCCGGGCGCTGGTGCTCCGCGACACCGAGGCCTTCCACACCACACTGCTCGAGGCAGGCGAGGAGCGTGCCCGCCTCTTCCGCAAGAAGGACGCCTATCCCGAGGACGCGCGCCGCACCGATGGGGCCGTGTTCATGAATGGGTTTGCCCTCCTGCGGCTGGCGGAGCTGAGCGGAATGCCCACGCAGCGCGAGTACCCCAACATTCCCCACCTGGCGCGACTGCCTGTCGGTACGCTGCCGCTGCCCCCAGACACCTGGATGCGCCCGGACGAGGGGCTCCCCACATAA